In a single window of the Nicotiana tomentosiformis chromosome 8, ASM39032v3, whole genome shotgun sequence genome:
- the LOC138897235 gene encoding uncharacterized protein: MEKTSQTIPQKERLHLHNEEEEEEEEEEEEEEEEEEEENESPLAVRTKRATDASSPAGSMMLYEALPRTEDIPEKDLGRFPKLSHAEDASHQSQPAGVTIEEPLEPLRAEGNAPSESFGAAAIEDSPTFPTFSVGVIREAQALGALDLDRPHDEEDPFHDMFTGIEDVTGAGDESDLFHGLRQALNQAAAVHREQCSRSQNKLHRYATDLHRATDERNSLRLSLGKRDEEIKGLWAELAKAYRDHNDLSEQWKEGMYHFATEKETARAQRETLEDIHARGFDLVEEIKRAKELEADAEALVSDGDDDDDGSKSGSENRGEPDKEETAPGREI, translated from the exons atggagaaaacatcgcaaaccattcctcagaaagagaggcttcatcttcaca atgaagaagaagaagaagaagaagaagaagaagaagaagaagaagaagaagaagaagaagaaaatgagtcCCCGCTGGCGGTCCGAACGAAGAGAGCCACCGATGCCTCAtcgccggctggatcgatgatgctctatgaggctctgcctcgaactgaagatataccggagaaagatttAGGTAGATTCCCCAAACTATCGCATGCCGAAGATGCCTCTCATCAGAGTCAACCGGCAGgggttacaatcgaagagcccctCGAACCCCTCCGAGCCGAGGGGAACGCTCCAAGCGagtcatttggggcagcagcgaTCGAGGACTCGCCTACCTTTCCCACATTTTCCgtaggggtgattcgggaagctcaagctctgggggccctcgatctagacagacctcacgatgaagaagatccATTTCATGACATGTTTACTGGTATCGAGGATGTTACCGGTGCcggtgatgaatcagatctttttcacggattgcggcaggctttgaatcag gcagcggcagtccatcgagaacaatgttctcgttcCCAGAATAAGCTGCATCGATACGCGACCGACCTGCACCGCGCTACtgacgagaggaactcccttagactttccttagggAAGAGAGATGAGGAAATAAAAGGCCTCTGggctgagctggccaaggcttatcgagatcataatgatttgtctgagcag tggaaagaaggtatgtaCCACTTTGctacagaaaaagagactgctcgagccca aagggaaactctcgaggacATTCATGCTCGCGGTTTCGATCTCgtggaagagataaaaagggcaaaagaactcgaagctgatgctgaagctctggtttctgatggtgatgacgacgatgatgggagcaagagcggatccgaaaaCCGAGGGgaacctgataaagaagagaccgctcctggtcgagaaatttag